A stretch of DNA from Arachis hypogaea cultivar Tifrunner chromosome 19, arahy.Tifrunner.gnm2.J5K5, whole genome shotgun sequence:
tatattcttatttATAAATCATGCAAAATAGGTCAAGCTGCATATCAATTTGTGtacaaaaaataagcaaaatgCACTTCCAGTGtacaatatataattaagaaaagataagctAATGTacgatatcaaaattaaaataaagtaatttGAATTGACAGGAATATGATTGGTACACTAAAGACTGAATGGTATGATCTGTTagtattaaagaaaaaaatagaaaagtgacAAACTGAGACCGGACAACCTTTTAGACTACTATACATGTCGTATTATGACTTTTTCTTTCATCCTTCTTCTAAAAGAAGTGGTGTTACAATGATATCATATGTTTTCTGATCAGGGACTACTCCCTTTAGAATCATGTAGTCATGCAATGCAATCACCTCATCAGGACTACATTTCTTGAAGTGAGTAACAAGTGTAGTGTATGTTACAAAATCAGGACAAATACCCTGGacaatcatcatcttcatcaattCTTTTGCTTCCTCCTCGCAACCACACTTGCAGAGAAGGTTTATCAGTGTATTATATGTTACTCTATTCGCAGAAATTCCCAAGCTCTTCATTTCCATCGTCAAATTAAACACTTTATCAATCTGTCCACCAGTGCAATATCCACTAATCAAGGTATTAAAGGTCGTTGCATCAAATAATCTTCTCTTTCGTAATTCATCAACTATGTATTCTGCAGCATCTGTTGAAGCCATTTTACACAGACCATTAATGACAGAATTGTATATTGTCAAGTTGGGCTTCTCACCCATCTTTATCATCCAATCAAAAACTTGGAGAGCGTCGTTAGTGTTACCTAGTTTACAGTATCCATCAATCATAGTTCCGTATGTATGAACATCAAAAGCAAGGCCACGGGTAATCATGTTGCCCAATAGTCGCTTAGCTACTGCCATGTTTTTCCTTTTGCATATATAGTTAAGAAGTATGTTGTGAGAAAAAGAATCATGTATTAGATTATGTTCTAAAATCTGGCTATGAAGCTTAAGAGCTTCAGTCAGATTTCCATTTCTGCAAAGGCCTTTGGTAAGGATTGCATATGAGTACTGATCAGGCCATATATGCTTATCAATCATGTCAGATAGCAGCAAAGAAGCTTCCTCAATCCCTCCTTCACGATAAAGCCAGTATAAAATCGAATTGTAAACAACATTATTAAGGACCAATCCCCTTTCCACCATTACATCACAGAGCCTCAGTGCCTCCTCCAGACTTCCCCACCTAGCATACCCATCTATCAAAGTAGCATATGCCCGAACACTCGGCTTTTTACCTGCCTTGGCCATTTTATGAAGCATTTCTTCTGCAAGTAATAATTTCCCAGTCTTGCAGAACCCATTGATTATGCAGTTGTAAGTAACAGAATTGGGCCAAACAAAATCCCCTGATATCATAGTCATCCTTTTAAAAAGTTTCAAGGAAAGACCCAAGTTGCCAATCCTGCACGCCGCGTCTATGATTATGTTAAACGAGACTACATTGGGGAAAATTCCACCCTTCATCATCCTATATAACACTGAAATAGCTTCCACTAGTCGGCACTCCTTACACAGAGCATAGATAACCAAATTAAAAGTATTCACATTTTCTATGTAACCAAAAGAACCCATTCCTCTATACAAATTCCAAAACCTATCAATTTCATTCAATTGCAACAAGTGATTTAGGAAATTATTCCAAGCATGAATAGTAATGAAACAACCCCGGCTCCTTAAATTATAGATGACATCATAAGCACCTTCAGTAGCCCCAACCTGAGTACAAGCCCTCACCAATGAATCAAAAGCCGCAATACTAGAGCAACATCTTTGATAACTCTCTATCAATACTTCCAACACAACCAATGGAGAAGTACCATCTTCAGCAATCAAGTTTCTCAGAAGAAACAGGGCCTCATGAAATCTTCTTGACTTCACTAGCACATGAACCAAAGTGCAACAGGAATCTAATGAGTGAGGGAACAACCCTCCAACCCAGTTATAAAAATCTAAAGCCAACTGTGGCGAGTTTTGGAACTCGCAAACAACTTGGCTCACCAAGGAGCTGGTGAGCTTAGGGGATAGTCGCTCCAACACACTCCATCTCTTACGCTTTAAGTTAACACAAATAGCTTTGAAAACAATATCTCCAGAACTTGGGTTTAAGAAACGCTTACCAGCATGAAAAGCTCGAGCCAAAAGGTTACGACTTTTGGATGAAAAGAAGCTCAAATTCATACCATCATCGAATAGCCAACCAAGTTCTACGCACACTGTACTAAAAAAAATACACCCTTTACCCCTTTACAGCGAAAATGCATCATGGATGAAACTAAGGAACATAAGAATATAAAATAGGAAAGAAGTAAAAGTTCAAATTTTAGCTGAGAAATTACCTTGAAAAGCTCCTTCTGCCACCAAAAAAGAGTGAGCTTTTCTTCTCTTAAGAACTgccaaagaaagagaagaagcaatTTTGTTATAGTGAAACATAACCTGAGAAACAATTTCAAAACATCGTTATTGACAGTTGATTAGGGTCTAGAATTTATCCTTTTTATTGGACCTTGAACAGTGAAGCCCATAACTCAAGCCTAATAAAAAAGACAGACTCTAGACTCTAGTCAACTGTCAACAACAACATTCTGAAATTATTTCTCAGGTTATGGTTCACTACAACAAAattgtttgttttttctttggCATGTCTTAAGAGAAAAAAGCTCACTCTTTTCTGGGAGCAGGAAGAGCTTCTCAAGATAATTCCTCAGATAAAAAAAAGTGAGTTTTTCTTTCTTAAGAACTAtgtgaagtacaaacattcaaaCAATTTAGATTCTAGTATGTCAACAAGGCATAAATGCACAAACTTGGTAATCAAAGCAATAATCTATATGAACAAGTATCACCAAGTAATAAATACATCATTCTTAATTAATCACCTAAACAtgaatcattaattcaaatcacatggtagctacaatatgCAATTTAAAATCCAAATTAGTCATAGAGACATATTATCGAACACTTGACGTGCAAAGACATAAACAACACAAAATAACACTAACAAACATTCTTTCAACATCAATTCACAAAATTCAGCATCAATGACACAAATCAGCAACATATTGCACTGGTTCAGCAGAATATCAATCAATCAAtccaaacaaattgaaattcaaacTCAAGGAGCATAATAGCATAATTAATTACCTATGAACCGAGACAAATCCTAATAAGATAATCCTGATTTAATCTAAATCAACCTTACAGCAGCAAATCATCCTAACCAAATCCACTTACTAATGAGAAATTAAAATACTACTATTCCTAAATTAACCAAAACAGAAAACAAATTTAAAGAGAATTGACTTAAGAACCTACTTGAAGACGGAGAAAGAAAATGCAGGGACAGGGGAGGCAGTGATGTTGCAGCGGCACTGCTAGTGGTAGCGCCGGCAGCTCTGATGGATGGAAGTGGTTGCCGGCGGCTGGTTCTCGCCGGAAGAAGAAGCAATGCTGCTCTGTTCTGATTCTGCGAACTGTAGGTTCTGTGTTTTGGGAGAGAGACAGAGGGAGGTTGGGTTAGGGAGAGAAGACGAGAGAGGGGaagaaaaggggagagagaggcgCGGCGGAGCTAGGGCTGCCGGCGGCAGAAACAGCGAAGGAGGGAGTTTGAAAAAGAACGCTTCAGTTGAAGTGGTTCACAGTGATGGGTGGCGTGGAAAAGAAATGAAAGAGGGGGGTCAGAGGTGGTGGCCAGTGAGGGTGGTGCAGCGGTTCGACGATGATGGTGATGGATATGGTGGTGAGGCCGAAGaacagagaagaagatgaagaagaaaaagggcgaggaagaagaagaaggcagcCAGTGGTGGTTCTGTGGTGATGACACTAAACCTGCAACTAGCaattacaaaacagcaacaaaCATTAGTACATTATAAAACATTCCAAAACAATGATGACACTAAACCTGCATAGTAAATAATCTCAAAGACAATGATCACCAATATCCagcaaataaacaataaatacacaacaacaatttagcaaataaacaagaataagacctaaatagaaaatccaacaaattaagTTGCAGCAAGCTAACAATTTGGCAAATTAAAACAACAGCAgcccaacaatttagcaaattatcaacttaacaagtacaagaacaattagcaaattaacaagttcccaataatagttaaaatttaccagaagaacactaatgcaagtggaataatcatgctaatatgttttctgcaaagatgctatttgtgcagctaaaatttcctaattactatgATCCAATTATTAgaatttcacatgcaatcaacttactaagtttctaaaagctagaaattataaaaccaaccaaaaatatggttaaagcatttcatcaaacatggtgagtgcggtaaaattaaaacgaaataagagaattcaaagcttaatttcaatgtgatagagaagagaacataactatCGTAAGTTTGTAACTTAAATTCAGTCTatgaaaaaatccaaaccactaccaaatcaaataattacttattgtaatagaaatcagaagttgcagagtttgaagcagagtattggtgttgtgtgagtgtatcgtctggtggcgggtttagggaactcacggcggCGAAAAAAGAGAGCAGTTCGACGGCTGGATGGAGCGCACGGGTTggtcgcagagtttgaagcagagcaaCGTGGCTTCCAAATGAACGCGAACCCGAACGGTGAACAGCGATTGAACGCGAACGGTGAACGCCAAGCGAACGTGAACGGCGAAGAACGCGAACGTGAACGGCAAACAAGCAGCGACGGAAGCGCAgctgagcagacaaagacgacggacgccgagctcgaggaaCCAGCCGCGATCGGTGACAGCGAAcaggggttgaagacttggagcacGAGGGAAGCTAGATGACGGATGGCGAACTTTGAGTGCGACGGACAGACGGCGGCATGCCACTCCTTGCGGCGGTGGTGTAGGCTTAcagggttttgtggttgggtttgtgtGATTTCtctgaatgaaagaaagaaagggagaaagggagaaagaaacgaaGGAGCTTCTTTTTTGTGTAAACCGGCCGGGTTTCAGTTCGGTCCAACCGGCCGGTTCTCTTCGGTTCAATAATTTTTTCCGGTTTTTACCGGTTTACATACTTGACCGGACCGTTAATGTTGCTGGTTCACGGTTGAATTTGTTCGACCGGCTGATCCGGTCCGGTTTTTAGAACATTGCATATAACTCATTTTTTCGATACAAGTTCATATAAgtctctttaatttaatttacttcgCGTGTTACTTTCTAACCAACTTTTCAGTTAACATGCGAATATATAACTGCTTTTTTCGAAAGAATTTCGTttccattttcaaattttttttcagcaTTTTCGATCAACATTCTCTTTCATCTCTGCGTTCTCTAATTTCTCTGCGTTCTCTTTTTTCGTTTTTTGCGATCTTCTTCGTTCTCTATGTCTTTTAAATCAACctctgaaatcatttttgaacaattatctcgttgttgaagataatgcaTGACTCAAGTTCAGATTGTTAATTGAGCAAGAGTGAagtggattattgttttgaatctaaTCCAATGACTGAGTtgtggttcgattctagttaatattttcgttatttgtttatgattctgcaggtgaaataatattatttttgtttgtgaaaattgataTTCATCATTGACGGTTTAAATTAAATGTAATGTAAGAGTTCTGCATTAAAGAAAACATTATTGTGTATTTGCAGCGACAAATATTCTCCATATACAAGTCAATTTTTTATACAAGTTCATACAAGTCTCTTTAACCTAATTTCACCTCACGCGTCACTATCTAACCAACTTTTCAATCAACACACGAATATATAACTGCTTTTTTCGAAaggatttcatttttattttttaatttttttcagcgTTTTCTATCTACGTTCTCTTCCATCTCTGTGTTCTCTCGTTTCTCTTCGTTCATTCTCTGCGTTCTGTTTTTTCGTTTTTCACAATTTTCTTTGTTCTTTGTGTTTTTaaaatcaagctctgaaatcagtTTTAAACaattatctcgttgttgaagataatgaatgattcaagttcagattgtcaattgaaccagagcaaagtggattattgttttgaatccaatcctGTGGCTGAAatgtggttcgattctagttaatattttcgttagtagtttatgattctgtaggtgaataatattatttttgtttgtaaAAATTGCTATTCATCGTTGatagtttgaattgaatgtaatgtaggagttctgcattaaagaaaatatttttgtgtatttacagcaaatttcgatataaaactaagatatttatgtttattatttaagaattttcagtctatgtgtgctgataagttctggataattcaaaactcttcttctcctccttctcatcttctgctactttttcttcttcttttttatcattatcattttttta
This window harbors:
- the LOC112776242 gene encoding uncharacterized protein isoform X4; translation: MNLSFFSSKSRNLLARAFHAGKRFLNPSSGDIVFKAICVNLKRKRWSVLERLSPKLTSSLVSQVVCEFQNSPQLALDFYNWVGGLFPHSLDSCCTLVHVLVKSRRFHEALFLLRNLIAEDGTSPLVVLEVLIESYQRCCSSIAAFDSLVRACTQVGATEGAYDVIYNLRSRGCFITIHAWNNFLNHLLQLNEIDRFWNLYRGMGSFGYIENVNTFNLVIYALCKECRLVEAISVLYRMMKGGIFPNVVSFNIIIDAACRIGNLGLSLKLFKRMTMISGDFVWPNSVTYNCIINGFCKTGKLLLAEEMLHKMAKAGKKPSVRAYATLIDGYARWGSLEEALRLCDVMVERGLVLNNVVYNSILYWLYREGGIEEASLLLSDMIDKHIWPDQYSYAILTKGLCRNGNLTEALKLHSQILEHNLIHDSFSHNILLNYICKRKNMAVAKRLLGNMITRGLAFDVHTYGTMIDGYCKLGNTNDALQVFDWMIKMGEKPNLTIYNSVINGLCKMASTDAAEYIVDELRKRRLFDATTFNTLISGYCTGGQIDKVFNLTMEMKSLGISANRVTYNTLINLLCKCGCEEEAKELMKMMIVQGICPDFVTYTTLVTHFKKCSPDEVIALHDYMILKGVVPDQKTYDIIVTPLLLEEG
- the LOC112776242 gene encoding uncharacterized protein isoform X6, which encodes MNLSFFSSKSRNLLARAFHAGKRFLNPSSGDIVFKAICVNLKRKRWSVLERLSPKLTSSLVSQVVCEFQNSPQLALDFYNWVGGLFPHSLDSCCTLVHVLVKSRRFHEALFLLRNLIAEDGTSPLVVLEVLIESYQRCCSSIAAFDSLVRACTQVGATEGAYDVIYNLRSRGCFITIHAWNNFLNHLLQLNEIDRFWNLYRGMGSFGYIENVNTFNLVIYALCKECRLVEAISVLYRMMKGGIFPNVVSFNIIIDAACRIGNLGLSLKLFKRMTMISGDFVWPNSVTYNCIINGFCKTGKLLLAEEMLHKMAKAGKKPSVRAYATLIDGYARWGSLEEALRLCDVMVERGLVLNNVVYNSILYWLYREGGIEEASLLLSDMIDKHIWPDQYSYAILTKGLCRNGNLTEALKLHSQILEHNLIHDSFSHNILLNYICKRKNMAVAKRLLGNMITRGLAFDVHTYGTMIDGYCKLDAAEYIVDELRKRRLFDATTFNTLISGYCTGGQIDKVFNLTMEMKSLGISANRVTYNTLINLLCKCGCEEEAKELMKMMIVQGICPDFVTYTTLVTHFKKCSPDEVIALHDYMILKGVVPDQKTYDIIVTPLLLEEG
- the LOC112776242 gene encoding uncharacterized protein isoform X2, with product MCVELGWLFDDGMNLSFFSSKSRNLLARAFHAGKRFLNPSSGDIVFKAICVNLKRKRWSVLERLSPKLTSSLVSQVVCEFQNSPQLALDFYNWVGGLFPHSLDSCCTLVHVLVKSRRFHEALFLLRNLIAEDGTSPLVVLEVLIESYQRCCSSIAAFDSLVRACTQVGATEGAYDVIYNLRSRGCFITIHAWNNFLNHLLQLNEIDRFWNLYRGMGSFGYIENVNTFNLVIYALCKECRLVEAISVLYRMMKGGIFPNVVSFNIIIDAACRIGNLGLSLKLFKRMTMISGDFVWPNSVTYNCIINGFCKTGKLLLAEEMLHKMAKAGKKPSVRAYATLIDGYARWGSLEEALRLCDVMVERGLVLNNVVYNSILYWLYREGGIEEASLLLSDMIDKHIWPDQYSYAILTKGLCRNGNLTEALKLHSQILEHNLIHDSFSHNILLNYICKRKNMAVAKRLLGNMITRGLAFDVHTYGTMIDGYCKLGNTNDALQVFDWMIKMGEKPNLTIYNSVINGLCKMASTDAAEYIVDELRKRRLFDATTFNTLISGYCTGGQIDKVFNLTMEMKSLGISANRVTYNTLINLLCKCGCEEEAKELMKMMIVQGICPDFVTYTTLVTHFKKCSPDEVIALHDYMILKGVVPDQKTYDIIVTPLLLEEG
- the LOC112776242 gene encoding uncharacterized protein isoform X1, whose protein sequence is MFHYNKIASSLSLAVLKRRKAHSFLVAEGAFQVCVELGWLFDDGMNLSFFSSKSRNLLARAFHAGKRFLNPSSGDIVFKAICVNLKRKRWSVLERLSPKLTSSLVSQVVCEFQNSPQLALDFYNWVGGLFPHSLDSCCTLVHVLVKSRRFHEALFLLRNLIAEDGTSPLVVLEVLIESYQRCCSSIAAFDSLVRACTQVGATEGAYDVIYNLRSRGCFITIHAWNNFLNHLLQLNEIDRFWNLYRGMGSFGYIENVNTFNLVIYALCKECRLVEAISVLYRMMKGGIFPNVVSFNIIIDAACRIGNLGLSLKLFKRMTMISGDFVWPNSVTYNCIINGFCKTGKLLLAEEMLHKMAKAGKKPSVRAYATLIDGYARWGSLEEALRLCDVMVERGLVLNNVVYNSILYWLYREGGIEEASLLLSDMIDKHIWPDQYSYAILTKGLCRNGNLTEALKLHSQILEHNLIHDSFSHNILLNYICKRKNMAVAKRLLGNMITRGLAFDVHTYGTMIDGYCKLGNTNDALQVFDWMIKMGEKPNLTIYNSVINGLCKMASTDAAEYIVDELRKRRLFDATTFNTLISGYCTGGQIDKVFNLTMEMKSLGISANRVTYNTLINLLCKCGCEEEAKELMKMMIVQGICPDFVTYTTLVTHFKKCSPDEVIALHDYMILKGVVPDQKTYDIIVTPLLLEEG
- the LOC112776242 gene encoding uncharacterized protein isoform X5 encodes the protein MCVELGWLFDDGMNLSFFSSKSRNLLARAFHAGKRFLNPSSGDIVFKAICVNLKRKRWSVLERLSPKLTSSLVSQVVCEFQNSPQLALDFYNWVGGLFPHSLDSCCTLVHVLVKSRRFHEALFLLRNLIAEDGTSPLVVLEVLIESYQRCCSSIAAFDSLVRACTQVGATEGAYDVIYNLRSRGCFITIHAWNNFLNHLLQLNEIDRFWNLYRGMGSFGYIENVNTFNLVIYALCKECRLVEAISVLYRMMKGGIFPNVVSFNIIIDAACRIGNLGLSLKLFKRMTMISGDFVWPNSVTYNCIINGFCKTGKLLLAEEMLHKMAKAGKKPSVRAYATLIDGYARWGSLEEALRLCDVMVERGLVLNNVVYNSILYWLYREGGIEEASLLLSDMIDKHIWPDQYSYAILTKGLCRNGNLTEALKLHSQILEHNLIHDSFSHNILLNYICKRKNMAVAKRLLGNMITRGLAFDVHTYGTMIDGYCKLDAAEYIVDELRKRRLFDATTFNTLISGYCTGGQIDKVFNLTMEMKSLGISANRVTYNTLINLLCKCGCEEEAKELMKMMIVQGICPDFVTYTTLVTHFKKCSPDEVIALHDYMILKGVVPDQKTYDIIVTPLLLEEG
- the LOC112776242 gene encoding uncharacterized protein isoform X3 encodes the protein MFHYNKIASSLSLAVLKRRKAHSFLVAEGAFQVCVELGWLFDDGMNLSFFSSKSRNLLARAFHAGKRFLNPSSGDIVFKAICVNLKRKRWSVLERLSPKLTSSLVSQVVCEFQNSPQLALDFYNWVGGLFPHSLDSCCTLVHVLVKSRRFHEALFLLRNLIAEDGTSPLVVLEVLIESYQRCCSSIAAFDSLVRACTQVGATEGAYDVIYNLRSRGCFITIHAWNNFLNHLLQLNEIDRFWNLYRGMGSFGYIENVNTFNLVIYALCKECRLVEAISVLYRMMKGGIFPNVVSFNIIIDAACRIGNLGLSLKLFKRMTMISGDFVWPNSVTYNCIINGFCKTGKLLLAEEMLHKMAKAGKKPSVRAYATLIDGYARWGSLEEALRLCDVMVERGLVLNNVVYNSILYWLYREGGIEEASLLLSDMIDKHIWPDQYSYAILTKGLCRNGNLTEALKLHSQILEHNLIHDSFSHNILLNYICKRKNMAVAKRLLGNMITRGLAFDVHTYGTMIDGYCKLDAAEYIVDELRKRRLFDATTFNTLISGYCTGGQIDKVFNLTMEMKSLGISANRVTYNTLINLLCKCGCEEEAKELMKMMIVQGICPDFVTYTTLVTHFKKCSPDEVIALHDYMILKGVVPDQKTYDIIVTPLLLEEG